A genomic segment from Clostridium pasteurianum BC1 encodes:
- a CDS encoding helix-turn-helix domain-containing protein, with protein sequence MTNFTLIDNDDIISNITDGAFRTYTLIKSMCYGQKIECYPSQKYLAEKLNRSIRTIQRYIIELVKAKMIKIKRRGSISNVYTVMSKVTSTVKEAVNKAKKAYDNHFKKKKDYADIKKTKFNDYEQRNYNYENLEQMLLGNMEYDPQKLLE encoded by the coding sequence ATGACTAATTTTACCCTTATTGATAATGATGATATTATATCTAATATTACTGATGGAGCATTTAGAACATATACATTAATTAAATCCATGTGCTATGGGCAAAAAATTGAATGTTACCCTTCTCAAAAATATTTAGCTGAAAAACTTAATAGAAGTATAAGGACTATACAGAGATATATTATAGAACTCGTTAAAGCCAAGATGATTAAAATTAAGCGACGTGGCTCTATAAGCAATGTTTACACAGTAATGAGCAAAGTTACATCTACAGTAAAAGAAGCTGTAAATAAGGCTAAGAAGGCTTATGATAATCATTTTAAAAAGAAAAAAGATTATGCTGATATTAAGAAAACTAAATTTAATGATTATGAGCAGAGAAATTATAACTATGAAAATTTAGAGCAAATGTTATTGGGTAACATGGAATATGATCCTCAAAAATTACTAGAATAA